CATTCCCCGGAGTGGTCGACACGAAGTCCATCGTTCCGATCAGCGATTCCGCGACACGTCCATGGATGGGCGGAAACGAGTCCACTGGCGTGCGAGAGTTCGAGGTGCGCATTCGTCTCGAGGATTCCAATGAGTTGTTCCGGCAGGGCATGACTGCTTCCGCAAAGATCATCGTCCAGCACTCCGACGATGTCTTGCGCATCCCCTTGGATGGGCTGTTCATGAAGGACGGACAGCGCGGCGTGTACATCCGCAATGGCGATGGTGGGGCGCACTTCGTTCCGCTGAGTGTCAAGATGACGAATGACAACTTTGCGGCCGTCGAAGGCAAAATATCCGTCGGCGACAAGGTTCTGCTGCGCGATCCGCAGGAGATGGATGGCGCTGAGGCTCCGCAGGTTGCCGCCGAACCCCCACACAACGGCCCATCCGAGGGCCGAATGCCTCATGGTCCTCGGGGCGGCGGCGAATCATGATCATCCGCCTGTCAGGACTCGAGAAAACCTACAGCATGGGCACCGTCCAAGTGCATGCGTTGCGCGGCGTGGACCTGGAAGTCCCAGAGGGCGATTACATTGCCATCATGGGACCTTCGGGCTCGGGCAAATCGACGCTGATGCACATTATCGGCTGCCTGGATCGTCCATCGAAAGGCACCTACGAACTGCGCGGACGGCGCGTCGATTCGCTCGACGATCAGCAGCTTTCGCACACGCGCAATCGCGAGATCGGCTTCGTGTTCCAATCCTTCAACCTGCTTCCCCAGATGAACGTGCAGCAGAATGTTGAATTGCCGATGATTTACGCCGGAATGTCGCGTCACGAGCGCCAGGAGAAGGCCTCGATTGCGATTGAGCGCGTTGGCCTGCAGGACCGTGCGAAGCACCTGCCGAACGAGCTCAGCGGTGGCCAGCGCCAACGCGTCGCAATTGCGCGCGCTCTCGTGAACGATCCGGCGATTCTGCTCGCCGATGAACCGACAGGGAACCTGGATACGAAGACCGGCGAAGAAATCATGCGGCTCTTCGACGAAGTGCATGCCGCCGGAAACACGCTGATCCTTGTGACTCACGAGCCGGAAATCGGAGAGCACGCCCACCGCATCGTTCACATCCGCGACGGGCTGGTTAACAAAATCGCGGTTACGGAAAAAGCAAAGGCAGCGGCTGCGCGATAACGCCTACTCGTCTTTGGCCGCTTCTTTTTCTCTGCGCGTGCGGAGTTCCTTGTCCGATTCCAGATCGCGGACCAGGCGCTCGGTGATGTATTTTGCGCGCACCTGCGGATCGGCAGAGACTTCATCCACCGTACCGGATGCCGTGACGATTCCATCGAGCAGCATGTAGGACCGATCGGTCACATGGAGCGTCTCGCGCACGTTGTGGTCAGTGATCAGGATCCCCAGGCCGCGGTTGCGCAACTGGCTGATGATCATCTGAATATCCTCGATTGTCGGCGGGTCGATGCCGGCGAAGGGCTCGTCGAGGAAGATGAACTTTGGGTCAGTCGTCAGGGCGCGAGCGATCTCCACACGCCGCTTCTCGCCACCGGAGAGGGAATCCGCGATCCGGCGCCTCAGGTGTCCGATGCCGAGCTCGTCTTCGAGCTGGTCGATGCGTTCGCGGATGGCGGCGCGAGGATGGCCGTGAGCTTCCAGGATGGCCTTCAGGTTGTCGCGCACGGTCATTTTGCGAAAGACGCTGGTTTCCTGGGCCAGATAGCTGATGCCTTTGCGGGCGCGCAGGTGGATGGGCAGACCGGTGATGTCCTCGTTTTGGAAGTAGACCCTGCCGGACGTCGGCGGCGTGAAGCCGACCATCATTTTGAAGGTCGTCGTCTTGCCGGCACCATTCGGTCCCAGCAGCCCCACGATTTCGCCCGTGGAAACCTCCAGGCTCACCTGGTTCACGACACGGTTCTTGCCGTAGTCCTTGACCAGTTTCTTTGTGCGGATTGTCACCTTCTGCATGGGCGCCACCAAGCCTCCGAGAGAAAGAACCACCAGTCCCGGAGCGACCCCGGTCCAGCGTGGCGGCATGGTTGGTCACGGCAGCCGCCGGGGACAAGGGGAGTTTGCTGGAGCGGAGCGCGTATCCGTCGCGGGGATTTCAGGGTTGACGGGCATCGGCTTTGTGTGCCGCATTACCCGCGCGCCGGGAAGGCCTTTCGCGGCGCCGCCGTCAAATTCGGCACTGTGGGCGTATAGCTCAGTCGGTAGAGCAGTGGCCTTTTAAGCCATTGGTCCTAGGTTCGAGTCCTAGTGCGCCCACCATCTTATTCTCCTCCAAACTCACGCAATTCCGGCAGGCTCTCCTCCAACGGAGGCACGTTCGTTCGATCGTCCAGCATGCGCTGATCGTAGACGAAGTCGTTGTTGGCTTCGATCGGCCACTGCTTGCCGTGGCGCTTGTTCAGAGCTTGCACGATCTGGTGGAAGTTCCATTCGCGATTCTGATTTACCAGGTACGTGCCGGGAGGCATGGAGGCGACTCGCACGAGTGCCCGGGCGGATTCCTCGAGGAAACTGCAGGCCGGCATCCAAAGGCGACTGGCCTGAATGGCGCCCCCGGCGGCTCGATCGTGCAGGAACGCGATCATGTTGTTCGAATCCGGCGTCGTTCCAATCTGCCAGCCCAGGCGTGCGACACGGGTCTCATCGTTTGCATCCCGCGCACGGGCCTCGGCGGCGATCTTCTCGGGGCCAAAGCCCTCGGTCGCGTTTGCCGGGGAATCGGGTGTATATGGGCCATTTGTCTTCTCGGAGTACACCATCACGCTGCTCGTGAAGACGAACACGGCGCCGGCGGCTCTCGCAACACGCGCAAGCGTCTCCGTCCAGACCTGGCTGACGATGTAGCCTTCGTTCTCGAGTCCCGTCGGGCGCGTTGCCGTGGCCAGGTGAAAGATCACGTCCGGCGCGGTCTCGCGCACGAAGGATTCGATCGCGCCAGAATCCGTCACGCCGAGTTTTTCGCGATCGTAGCGGACGACCTCGTGGCCTTGGGTGATGAGTTCTGAACAGAGCGCCGTACCGACCGTGCCGGAGGCGCCGGTGACAATTGCTTTCATGGATGAGGACTCCTACCGATTGCTCGCAGTCTGGACGTCCCTCTCCTCATCCGTCGTGCTGGTACTTGAATATGGTCGAATCTGGCCGAAGGGCCAGTTGATCGCCTCTTCGACAGTGATCATGACAACCGTCGTTCCGCCGTCAACCTCGGCGATTCTCAGCGGATGCTTCGTAATCATCTCGTGCAACTGGCTGGGTTCGCGCAGCGATGGGTGTGCGGCACCGAAAGTCTGCGAGCGTTCCCAGAAGATCCTCTGAAGCGCCTGCGAAACCTCTCTGCGCACCGACTCATCGCCATCCGCGAGATAAATGTAGCCCCGCAGATCCTGAAGCGTCCTCTCCGTATCTCGCCGCATCAGTTCTTTGTATAACTCGGGATAGCGCAGTTCCTGGGCGCGATCTCCATCGGGAACCGGCGAATGAGCCAGCATCCGCTGCCCGCTGTTCTTTGGCGGCGGCCCCAACATGCGGTGTGCCTGCGCAAGGAGTTCCTCTGCCTTTTCATGCCCGGGGACATCCCTCGACTGGCGCCACATCTTGGTAATGTTGACTTCCAGGTTCCGGCCATTGTCCGGGTTCTCAATGTGCAGGAGATCGTCGGAGGACACCCAGTAGCGATAGCCATCGTCGTGGATGTGCAGTTCATCCACGACCCATCCCAAATAGCCTTCCCGAGTGCTGTCGTGGGCTTGCAGCCATTCGCGATCGGCCGGCGCCAGTCGCGCATATACTTGCTCCGGATCGGCCTCGTGCTCATGCGCGTCCTGCTCGCAGCCCGCAAGCAGGCAAACGCCGAGCACGATGGGTGCGATCTGCCAGAAGCCGAATCTGCCGAATCC
This DNA window, taken from bacterium, encodes the following:
- a CDS encoding sugar nucleotide-binding protein, with protein sequence MKAIVTGASGTVGTALCSELITQGHEVVRYDREKLGVTDSGAIESFVRETAPDVIFHLATATRPTGLENEGYIVSQVWTETLARVARAAGAVFVFTSSVMVYSEKTNGPYTPDSPANATEGFGPEKIAAEARARDANDETRVARLGWQIGTTPDSNNMIAFLHDRAAGGAIQASRLWMPACSFLEESARALVRVASMPPGTYLVNQNREWNFHQIVQALNKRHGKQWPIEANNDFVYDQRMLDDRTNVPPLEESLPELREFGGE
- a CDS encoding ABC transporter ATP-binding protein, whose product is MIRLSGLEKTYSMGTVQVHALRGVDLEVPEGDYIAIMGPSGSGKSTLMHIIGCLDRPSKGTYELRGRRVDSLDDQQLSHTRNREIGFVFQSFNLLPQMNVQQNVELPMIYAGMSRHERQEKASIAIERVGLQDRAKHLPNELSGGQRQRVAIARALVNDPAILLADEPTGNLDTKTGEEIMRLFDEVHAAGNTLILVTHEPEIGEHAHRIVHIRDGLVNKIAVTEKAKAAAAR
- the lptB gene encoding LPS export ABC transporter ATP-binding protein, producing the protein MTIRTKKLVKDYGKNRVVNQVSLEVSTGEIVGLLGPNGAGKTTTFKMMVGFTPPTSGRVYFQNEDITGLPIHLRARKGISYLAQETSVFRKMTVRDNLKAILEAHGHPRAAIRERIDQLEDELGIGHLRRRIADSLSGGEKRRVEIARALTTDPKFIFLDEPFAGIDPPTIEDIQMIISQLRNRGLGILITDHNVRETLHVTDRSYMLLDGIVTASGTVDEVSADPQVRAKYITERLVRDLESDKELRTRREKEAAKDE